Part of the Lucilia cuprina isolate Lc7/37 chromosome 5, ASM2204524v1, whole genome shotgun sequence genome is shown below.
AAACGGTATTTcttctttgaaattttatatttattttatctatatacccctaataaattataaaaagaagtaTACAATAACAATTTAGCCCTTACCATTAAACCATATTTACATGCAACCCGTtacaaatttctcaaaaataaaaaatcccttGATAATAAGAACGTAATCCAcaagtgtttaaaataatttttgtataacagttttgataaattttaacagTGATGACATTTTAACATTGAGTAGCTAACTTTCATCCACATAAAATATTACAGTGATCGGTCTTGGTGTTTTTATCTTACTCAAAGAGAGCTACCAATACTTACCACAGCTATTTGTTTGAACTGTTAACTACAAAACAAAGAGACACTAATAACTCACTAAATTTGTAACACTCACATAGTTGTTTAGTCACCCTACAAAAATTAATTCAGTATAATCGGTTCGATACAAATAAAAGCTAAACAATTTATAGAACAGTGAATaagttgcaaatttttttattaactttaaaactttagaaTACCATTTAATAATTGCTGATATTTTGAaacattctataaaattttttagaatttttatcaaaatttctttaaaccccttgaattataaaaatctaactaaagttttaaatttagttgAGTCGTATAGCCAATATTTTGTTTACGTTTGAGAAAATACTGAAAATTCTTTGATCACTAATTGTTCCGAAACCCAAAGTTGTTTTTTCTCATAGTTTCTTGAATACAAACTGGAAATGTCAACTTTAGATGAATTTATCCGATCTTCTGATAAGGTTGTAGAATTCAAAGCCTTTTTATCTGGTACCGCAGTTACTAATCATACAGTACACACCCAGATTTTAGGGCAGCCTATGATAAGATTCTGCAAAATTATAATACTGTACAGGAAAATATCAGTGTAGAAACTCTAAAGGAAAgattctttaaaacttttgattCCCATGTTCGAGCATTGTCTAGGGCTAATGAGATTTTAGACTCCATCCGAAATAGTAATATCCCTGCTGTCAACCCCCCTACACCTGTAGTTGATTCTAACCCTTACATATCCTTACCCCCATGCGATACGCAAACTTTTTATGGAGATTATGTCTTTTGGCCCCCCTTCCGTGATATGTTTACGGCCCTTTATATTAACAATTCCCGATTGTCCCCTGTTGATAAACTATTTCATTTACTAAAAAAGACAGAAGGCGAACCCCATGAGATTTTAAAGAATTGTCCACTCACGAATGATGGTTTCAAAATGGTATGGACAAACCTTGTCGAACGATATGAAAATTCTCGTATTCTTGTTAATTCTCAATTGAAAACTCTGTTTAACTTATTGAATAATCCCATTTCTAAAGAATCTGGTCGCTGTATAAAACAACTCCAACAATCAATTAAcgattgtataaaaaatctttcgCTGCTTCAAATAGATACCAAAAACTGGGATGTTATCTTTGTTTTTATCTGTGCGAAATGTCTTCTCGATATCAGCTTACATTTATGGCAACAACACTTGGGAAATAGTAAAGAATTACCCTCTTGGCAAGAAATGGATAGCTTTCTAACTTCTAGGTATCAATCCCTTGAAGGTTTCGCGGATATACGAACTACTTCGTCCGATTCTCACAACAACTACAAGAAATATAATCCGAAGAAACAGaatctaataataataaaaaggttAATACATTTCAAACAAAGGTTAAAACAGATAAGCCTCTAAAATGTCCACTGTGTCAAGATTCCCATCCCTTAAGGTTTTGTCCCACTTTCTTATCAATGTCAGTTGAAGATCGATATTCTTTAGTTAAGAAACTGAAGCGTTGTACTAACTGTTTAGCAGCCTCTCATGATAACAAGACTTGTAAAAGTCAGTTCAGGTGTTCTTTctgtaaacaaaaacatcatTTCCTCTTACACCGTTCCGAGAATCAACCTATACCCCAAATAGCTAATACTAGACCCTTTAATGATTACCCAacgaacaataataacaataataataaccacAATCGCGATTCACACCCCTCACAAACTGTTAGCAATCCTCGTGATAACCCCGAAACTTCAGCTGCTGCTGCAGCAAGATTACGTCAAGCATATTCAACCCAACTACAGTCAACAACACATAACTCTGTTATCCTTGGCACGGCTTTAGTTGATGTTTGTGTAGGTGATGTGCGTTGTGCTCTTATTGATTCAGCCTCAGAAGCCACCTTTATCTCTAAAAAACTCCAAGCTTCTCTGGCAATCCCCACAAAAACTTCACATACCACTATAACTGGTCTTAGCGGTTCGTTATCTGCTACTGCTACTCGAATTTGTACTATTACAATAAGTTCACCTCtagaaaaactctttaaaacttCAACCGATGCATTCGTTGTTAATAAACTGACAGGAGACTTACCCTATTACGAACTCTCTTCCATTATGAGTACCAAGTTTTCTGATCTTCCCTTAGCTGATAGCTACTCTGCTAAAACTTCGAATGTTGAACTTTTGATTGGTTGTGATGTTTACCCGAAAATCCTTAGAGATGGTATTCGTTGGGATTATAATAGATCACTCGTCGCTCAGCGTACCATTTTCGGATGGATAATCTCTGGAAAATTACAATCTCCTACCCCTATTCTAAATTCTGTTTCATCATATATGAACCATATCGACTTAAACGCACAACTTACTAAATTCTGGAAACTTGAAGAAGTTCATGAAAAACCAGCCCAATCTAATGAAGATATCTTTtgcgaatatttatataaaaatacaacatttagAGACGAAAATGGTCGTTTCGTTGTGTCCTTGCCCTTTAAATCTGAATATTCTAATAATATTCCCCTAGGCAACTCTCGCAACTCTGCTTTATCGCAATTTCTCAGAAATGAAAGCAGACTCAAAAATAACCCGAAATTAAAGTATGATTACGACAAAGTAATCGAagaatattcaaatttaaatcatATGATGGCTCTAAATCCCGATTTATCTAAACCCTCTAACTCTTCCTACTATTTACCCCATCACTCTGTGCTCAAACCCGAATCTACAACCACTAAACTTCGTGTTGTATTCAACGCCTCTAACCCCACTACGTCTGGACTAAGTCTAAATGACGTCTTATACCCCGGACCAGTTTTACAACAAGATTTAACTGTCCTTATAACCCGTTGGCGATTGTTCAAATACGTTTTTAATGCCGACATCGAGAAGATGTACAGGCAGATACTTGTTAATCCACAACACACCCCATATCAAAGGATTTTATTCCGAAGTTCTTCCGAAAAGGAACCCCAAGATTTTGAGCTACAAACCGTAACATTTGGAGTTAACTGCGCTCCATACCTAGCCATGAGAACTCTTCTCGAACTTGCTGAATCCTGTAATAACGATTACCCCGAAATTTCTATCATACTCAAAGAGAATATGTATGTCGATGACGTACTAGCAGGATCCCATGACCTTTCTTTAGCCTTAAAATCAAGAGATAACCTAATCAAGATTTTGAACTCTGCTGGATTTCCTCTCCGTAAATGGATCTCGAATGAAAAATCTCTATTACAAGGCTTAGAACCCGAACATTTACTTATGTCTGATACACTATCTACGAACTGTCTTGTCAGATATTGCCAGGTTGTTTGACCCCGCAGGATGGCTTGCCCCAAAGATCATAGTCGCAAAAATGATAATGCAACAGATCTGGAAAGATCAAATCGAATGGGATGATCCACTAAAGGCGGAAACCTTGCGTAGTTGGCTTTCGTTTTTAGATGATTACCCGAACATTAGAATGATAAAAATACCCCGATTTGTAAATTATACCCCCTCATACTTCGTAGAACTTCACGGCTTTGTGATGCTTCTGATAAAGCCTATGCTGCTACCCTATATCTTCGAACAACAAGCGAAAC
Proteins encoded:
- the LOC111688723 gene encoding uncharacterized protein LOC111688723 yields the protein MSVEDRYSLVKKLKRCTNCLAASHDNKTCKSQFRCSFCKQKHHFLLHRSENQPIPQIANTRPFNDYPTNNNNNNNNHNRDSHPSQTVSNPRDNPETSAAAAARLRQAYSTQLQSTTHNSVILGTALVDVCVGDVRCALIDSASEATFISKKLQASLAIPTKTSHTTITGLSGSLSATATRICTITISSPLEKLFKTSTDAFVVNKLTGDLPYYELSSIMSTKFSDLPLADSYSAKTSNVELLIGCDVYPKILRDGIRWDYNRSLVAQRTIFGWIISGKLQSPTPILNSVSSYMNHIDLNAQLTKFWKLEEVHEKPAQSNEDIFCEYLYKNTTFRDENGRFVVSLPFKSEYSNNIPLGNSRNSALSQFLRNESRLKNNPKLKYDYDKVIEEYSNLNHMMALNPDLSKPSNSSYYLPHHSVLKPESTTTKLRVVFNASNPTTSGLSLNDVLYPGPVLQQDLTVLITRWRLFKYVFNADIEKMYRQILVNPQHTPYQRILFRSSSEKEPQDFELQTVTFGVNCAPYLAMRTLLELAESCNNDYPEISIILKENMYVDDVLAGSHDLSLALKSRDNLIKILNSAGFPLRKWISNEKSLLQGLEPEHLLMSDTLSTNCLVRYCQVV